One Vibrio pomeroyi genomic region harbors:
- a CDS encoding Gfo/Idh/MocA family protein, translated as MSNTQRKIKWGIAGLGNIANRFATALTEHCSHGELYAVSARDHSRATLFADKFGCDKAYGSYEAMAQDPDVQAVYIATVHPYHKPLAELFLSHKKHVLVEKPAFTNLGDWLEMKALAEQNGVMLLEAMKTVVFPAYRELTSFLANNKIKIDSIEASFGNHHNYDPKLFIFNPDLAGGATLDVGVYGLWFFYDLCRTLGVKPSSPTVDMSSLYEGSNVDTDSCFQFSGEINATISASTVRDLPRAARLTGPDITITIQEKWWNPAYIEVEYQNETFIIEHPIQGNGFEYQIEHFSQLVLEGKTQSDILSSKVSAQVLDTMEKALIDAGYQHLTQPNI; from the coding sequence ATGAGCAACACGCAACGCAAGATTAAATGGGGCATCGCTGGATTAGGTAACATCGCTAACCGCTTTGCGACTGCACTCACCGAGCATTGCTCACATGGCGAGCTCTATGCGGTGTCAGCACGAGATCACTCAAGAGCCACTCTGTTTGCTGATAAATTCGGTTGCGACAAGGCTTATGGATCTTATGAAGCCATGGCTCAAGATCCAGATGTTCAAGCGGTGTACATCGCCACAGTTCATCCTTATCACAAGCCTTTAGCTGAACTGTTTCTAAGCCATAAAAAGCACGTTCTGGTAGAAAAGCCTGCTTTCACCAACCTTGGTGATTGGCTAGAGATGAAAGCCCTCGCCGAACAAAACGGTGTGATGCTGCTAGAAGCGATGAAGACCGTCGTGTTCCCTGCTTATCGTGAGCTCACGTCATTCTTAGCCAACAACAAGATTAAGATTGATTCGATAGAAGCCAGCTTTGGTAACCATCACAACTACGATCCTAAACTGTTTATCTTCAACCCGGACTTGGCTGGTGGGGCAACGCTCGATGTTGGCGTCTACGGGCTGTGGTTTTTCTACGATTTATGCCGCACGCTTGGAGTTAAACCATCTAGCCCTACAGTAGATATGTCGAGCCTTTATGAGGGTTCGAACGTTGATACCGACTCCTGCTTTCAGTTTTCCGGCGAGATCAACGCCACCATCTCGGCATCGACAGTGCGCGACCTTCCACGCGCAGCGCGATTAACTGGCCCAGATATCACCATCACGATTCAAGAGAAATGGTGGAACCCTGCCTACATCGAGGTCGAATATCAGAATGAAACCTTCATCATCGAGCACCCAATTCAAGGTAATGGGTTCGAATATCAAATCGAACACTTCTCACAGCTGGTGCTAGAGGGAAAAACGCAGTCTGATATTCTAAGCTCAAAGGTAAGTGCCCAGGTACTGGATACCATGGAAAAAGCACTCATTGATGCTGGCTACCAACATTTAACTCAACCTAACATTTAG
- a CDS encoding homocysteine S-methyltransferase family protein gives MKTLTILDGGMGRELKEIGAPFSQPLWSAQALIEAPEFVSQAHQNFVDAGAEILITNSYACVPFHLGEELFAQRGFELAKLSGELTKAVADNAPHTVKVAGAIPPPFGSYRPDLFKVEAAAPIIQTLYDAQDPNIDLWLAETICSLQEFESIHAVLKQSDKPCYFAFSLEDTKGDSANIRSGESVTDAIKLACQSNAKGIMFNCSVPEVMDQAIIDAKQVIDELGCDLDIGVYANNFAPISSEHEANDMLQEMRELDGQGYLAYAKRWHALGANIVGGCCGIGPKHIQALADWKRSIQG, from the coding sequence ATGAAAACACTAACCATACTTGATGGCGGCATGGGCCGAGAACTCAAAGAAATTGGAGCTCCATTTTCTCAACCGCTTTGGAGTGCTCAAGCGCTGATTGAAGCACCTGAATTTGTCAGTCAAGCGCATCAAAACTTTGTCGACGCAGGTGCTGAGATCCTGATCACTAATAGCTATGCGTGTGTCCCTTTTCACTTGGGTGAAGAGCTCTTCGCACAGCGAGGCTTTGAGCTAGCAAAGCTTTCTGGCGAGCTGACTAAAGCAGTCGCTGACAATGCACCTCACACAGTTAAAGTTGCAGGTGCGATTCCACCTCCATTTGGCAGCTACCGACCAGACTTGTTCAAGGTAGAAGCAGCAGCACCAATCATTCAAACCCTTTACGATGCACAAGATCCAAACATCGACCTTTGGCTCGCCGAAACCATCTGTAGCCTGCAAGAATTCGAATCCATTCATGCGGTACTTAAGCAATCCGATAAACCGTGTTACTTCGCTTTTAGCTTGGAAGACACCAAAGGTGACTCTGCCAACATTCGTTCAGGTGAGAGCGTAACAGACGCCATCAAATTGGCCTGCCAATCAAACGCGAAAGGCATTATGTTTAACTGCTCGGTACCGGAAGTGATGGATCAAGCCATCATCGATGCTAAGCAAGTGATTGATGAATTAGGCTGTGATTTAGACATCGGTGTCTATGCAAACAACTTTGCGCCGATCAGCAGCGAACATGAAGCTAACGACATGCTTCAAGAAATGCGTGAGTTAGATGGCCAAGGTTACTTAGCTTACGCAAAACGCTGGCACGCATTGGGTGCAAATATTGTCGGTGGTTGCTGCGGTATTGGGCCAAAACACATTCAGGCTTTAGCTGATTGGAAGCGCTCAATACAAGGCTAG
- a CDS encoding type II toxin-antitoxin system RelE/ParE family toxin, whose protein sequence is MILWEEESLNDRERIFEFIYDFNPDAAENADNLIETKVENLLDQPLMGVQRDGIRGRLLIIPEISMIVSYWIEGDIIRIMRVLHQKQKFPMD, encoded by the coding sequence ATGATTTTATGGGAAGAAGAATCACTCAATGATCGTGAAAGGATCTTTGAGTTTATCTATGACTTCAACCCTGATGCGGCAGAGAACGCAGACAACCTCATTGAAACAAAAGTAGAAAACTTGCTTGATCAGCCTCTGATGGGTGTACAGAGAGACGGTATTCGTGGACGATTACTGATAATTCCTGAGATTTCGATGATCGTCTCCTATTGGATCGAAGGCGACATTATCCGAATTATGCGCGTGCTCCACCAGAAACAAAAGTTCCCTATGGATTGA
- a CDS encoding DUF1778 domain-containing protein yields the protein MDTRIQFRVDEETKRLAQQMAESQGRTLSGACRELTEQLAEQQRQTLSHDAWLTEQVNLAFEKFDSGKSVFVEHQTAKSRMEERKARIRNRGKQ from the coding sequence ATGGACACTAGAATTCAATTTCGTGTTGATGAAGAAACAAAACGCCTAGCTCAACAGATGGCTGAGAGCCAAGGTCGTACACTGAGTGGTGCTTGCCGTGAGCTTACTGAGCAACTCGCAGAGCAGCAAAGACAAACATTATCTCACGATGCATGGCTAACTGAACAAGTAAACCTAGCATTTGAGAAGTTTGACTCAGGAAAATCCGTTTTCGTTGAACACCAAACGGCTAAATCTCGAATGGAAGAACGCAAAGCCAGAATCCGTAATCGAGGTAAGCAATGA
- a CDS encoding lipoate--protein ligase family protein — protein MKLRNKLVRYPHIDVDRAFEKEDELLQQIQAGDIGQALMLWQAKTPTLVLPAGKKWPVTAESRKQLESQGWQLTSRKTGGAPVPQLPGVINLSHIYHWPSAEAYNIQKAYLHLCNVLTRFFKELGVDVDVHATPGSYCDGDYNLNINKQKIVGTAQRVLLKRGGGQIVLSQACILLDVDLDNIVAPVNFYNQICGNPTVVEPYVHTLLSEHVTPLPNVDSLFQQLSQAFIKHA, from the coding sequence TTGAAGTTAAGGAATAAACTCGTACGTTACCCGCACATTGATGTTGATCGTGCGTTTGAAAAAGAAGATGAGTTATTGCAGCAAATACAGGCTGGTGACATTGGACAAGCGTTGATGTTGTGGCAAGCAAAAACGCCGACACTTGTTTTGCCTGCAGGTAAAAAGTGGCCAGTGACTGCAGAGTCTAGAAAGCAACTCGAGTCACAAGGTTGGCAACTTACTTCACGTAAAACGGGTGGCGCTCCCGTTCCACAACTGCCTGGGGTCATTAACCTATCGCACATTTACCATTGGCCGAGCGCTGAAGCCTACAACATCCAAAAAGCGTATCTACATCTGTGCAATGTCTTAACCCGGTTTTTTAAAGAATTAGGTGTCGATGTAGATGTGCACGCAACCCCCGGTTCTTATTGTGATGGCGACTACAACCTTAATATCAATAAACAAAAAATAGTGGGTACTGCTCAACGTGTATTGCTTAAACGAGGGGGCGGTCAAATCGTACTTTCACAAGCTTGTATCCTATTAGATGTCGACTTAGACAACATCGTTGCTCCCGTGAACTTTTACAATCAAATCTGCGGCAACCCAACCGTTGTAGAACCTTATGTTCATACACTTTTATCTGAACATGTAACGCCCTTGCCCAACGTAGACTCACTCTTTCAGCAGTTAAGCCAAGCCTTTATTAAGCACGCATAG
- a CDS encoding radical SAM protein yields MRFEGKVYRPWMEAESILIQTTLGCSNNQCTFCTMFDDKRFKVRDIKDIFEDIDAARKIYPHVESIFLVDGNVMAIRTEMLISILDYIKITFPEIKNISLYSGFNDFRRKSLSELKEIKSAGLSMAYSGLESGDPIVLERIKKRMTREHAIEGMNLAREADIKVLASFIFGLGGRERSKEHAINTTSLLNIMQPDAIAPMALAVQPGSVLEKEVQRGEFVLPTPLQILEEEKYLLENLEDFDCYYWGDHGNNISPMRGMLPQARKPFLDKINQDIAHNPITKQNVIKTFAW; encoded by the coding sequence ATGCGTTTTGAAGGCAAAGTTTATCGTCCTTGGATGGAAGCAGAGAGCATACTAATCCAGACAACATTGGGATGCAGCAACAACCAATGTACCTTCTGCACGATGTTTGATGATAAGCGTTTCAAAGTAAGAGACATCAAAGACATTTTTGAAGATATTGATGCTGCAAGAAAGATCTACCCGCATGTAGAATCTATCTTTTTGGTCGATGGTAACGTGATGGCAATCCGAACCGAGATGCTGATTTCGATTCTGGATTACATCAAAATCACCTTCCCAGAGATCAAGAATATTTCTCTGTATTCAGGCTTCAATGACTTCCGTCGTAAGAGCTTATCGGAACTGAAAGAGATCAAATCGGCAGGTTTAAGCATGGCGTATTCAGGCTTGGAGTCAGGTGACCCTATTGTTCTGGAGCGTATTAAGAAACGCATGACACGTGAGCACGCTATTGAAGGCATGAACCTAGCGCGTGAAGCCGACATCAAGGTACTGGCTTCGTTTATCTTTGGCCTTGGTGGTCGTGAACGTTCAAAAGAACATGCGATTAATACCACCAGCTTGCTGAACATCATGCAGCCAGATGCGATTGCACCGATGGCTTTGGCGGTTCAACCGGGCTCAGTATTGGAGAAAGAAGTGCAGCGCGGCGAATTTGTATTACCAACACCATTGCAGATTCTAGAAGAAGAGAAGTACTTGCTCGAAAACTTAGAGGACTTCGACTGTTACTACTGGGGCGATCACGGGAACAATATCTCGCCGATGCGTGGGATGCTTCCTCAAGCGCGCAAGCCGTTTCTTGACAAGATCAATCAAGACATCGCGCACAACCCGATCACTAAACAAAACGTAATTAAGACCTTTGCTTGGTAG
- a CDS encoding SDR family NAD(P)-dependent oxidoreductase, giving the protein MQKIILITGATDGIGLETAKALTQQGHHVLIHGRNPVKVHKVVTALSRLSKNAIIESYIADLSTLSDVDKLATQIKNNHKRLDILINNAGVYKVSDVTTPDNLDVRFVVNTIAPYLLTQKLLPLFDATGRIVNLSSAAQASVDLDALTSPNAGELDGPVYAQSKLALTMWSIELANSLSNSRLENGPAVIPVNPASFLGSKLVKDAYGVDGNDLAIGADILCRAALSEEFANASGKYFDNDSGLFKDPHSDALDNTKNHKLVTVLDQLLEEKLCVAHS; this is encoded by the coding sequence ATGCAAAAAATAATTCTGATCACAGGAGCCACAGATGGCATTGGTTTAGAGACCGCAAAAGCGCTGACTCAGCAAGGACACCACGTTCTCATTCATGGCCGCAACCCAGTCAAGGTCCACAAAGTCGTGACGGCTTTATCTCGCCTGTCTAAGAACGCCATCATCGAAAGCTACATCGCCGACCTATCGACGCTCTCCGATGTTGATAAGCTCGCGACCCAAATCAAAAACAACCATAAGCGACTCGATATACTCATCAACAACGCTGGCGTCTACAAGGTGTCGGACGTCACCACTCCTGATAATCTTGATGTGCGTTTTGTGGTGAACACCATTGCGCCCTATCTTCTGACACAGAAGCTGCTCCCTCTTTTTGATGCGACAGGTCGTATCGTGAACCTATCTTCAGCAGCCCAAGCATCCGTAGATTTAGACGCACTAACTAGCCCTAATGCAGGCGAACTAGACGGTCCGGTTTACGCACAAAGTAAGCTAGCACTGACAATGTGGTCCATTGAATTAGCCAATTCCTTATCTAACTCTCGATTAGAGAATGGCCCCGCTGTTATCCCTGTAAACCCAGCCTCTTTCCTCGGCAGCAAGCTAGTAAAAGATGCTTATGGCGTTGATGGTAATGATCTGGCGATTGGTGCAGATATCTTGTGTCGCGCAGCACTCAGTGAAGAGTTTGCCAACGCTTCTGGGAAATATTTTGACAATGACTCAGGGCTGTTTAAAGACCCGCACTCAGACGCATTAGACAACACCAAGAACCACAAGCTGGTGACGGTGCTTGACCAATTACTCGAAGAGAAGTTGTGCGTCGCACACTCATAA
- a CDS encoding enoyl-CoA hydratase/isomerase family protein gives MAYQGYTTFKAQAEDGILTVTFDFGTVNVQGQEMLADLNGLAMRLERDRDIKVVVFQSANPEIWVCHYDTNLLKDMSTEAVSREEAKLLDLQSVLERISKLPQATIAKLEGFARGGGHEFALACDMRFAARGKYKFMQMEVGMGILPCGGGASRMARQVGLGRALEIILSARDFNADEAEAYGTINKALEPDEIGEYVDTLAKRISKFPAESINACKQAVYESIDKPIEEALKAEAYWLYQATSKTPAVKRFQIADEQGLEHDIENQRNWETLVMNVQDIK, from the coding sequence ATGGCATATCAAGGTTATACAACGTTTAAAGCTCAAGCCGAAGATGGGATTCTTACCGTCACTTTTGACTTCGGTACTGTGAATGTTCAAGGGCAAGAGATGCTTGCCGATTTAAATGGCTTAGCAATGCGACTGGAGCGCGACCGCGACATCAAGGTTGTGGTATTCCAATCAGCAAATCCTGAAATTTGGGTCTGTCACTACGACACCAATTTATTAAAAGACATGTCGACAGAAGCTGTGTCTCGTGAAGAAGCAAAACTGCTCGACCTGCAATCAGTATTAGAGCGCATCAGCAAACTACCGCAAGCCACCATTGCCAAGCTTGAAGGGTTCGCACGAGGTGGAGGTCATGAATTTGCACTAGCTTGTGACATGCGATTCGCTGCTCGTGGTAAGTACAAATTTATGCAAATGGAAGTGGGCATGGGCATCCTTCCTTGTGGTGGTGGTGCATCACGTATGGCTCGCCAAGTTGGCTTAGGTCGTGCACTCGAAATCATCCTGAGCGCTCGAGATTTTAATGCAGATGAAGCGGAAGCGTACGGCACCATCAACAAGGCTTTAGAGCCGGATGAGATCGGTGAATACGTTGATACGCTAGCGAAACGAATTTCAAAATTCCCAGCTGAATCGATCAACGCATGTAAGCAAGCGGTGTACGAATCCATCGACAAGCCTATCGAAGAAGCACTAAAAGCAGAAGCCTACTGGCTGTACCAAGCAACCAGCAAAACCCCTGCGGTTAAGCGTTTCCAAATTGCCGATGAGCAAGGCTTAGAGCACGATATCGAAAACCAACGTAACTGGGAAACTCTGGTTATGAACGTTCAAGACATCAAATAG
- a CDS encoding MATE family efflux transporter: MLMRSATLKTIIDKTLPLTLGVFAIMMVQLVDSIFIGQLGVNELAVHGITLPFQAAFTGVQVGIGVAATSIISQAVGAKEQRKSTSIATLSVGFGVTIIALICLGLVVFGDSVFASFVNDVSEAQYQSMLSIFNVYWPLWLFSALTVAALYLATCVYRANGDTKTTGSMFLAASIINLILDPILIFGLDMSIAGAAIASSIGYAFGAIYMLVKSRGKGWFGFNGACSDQIRGYSFELIKTVIPTTANQILPAVSAFVSVLLIARIGTSEMAFWSLLARVESFMLVFSLALTMSIPPMIGRYLGAQQRCKIPELLNTTAKFLLIFHTAMAALLAIFSGWIIPVISEEQSIRSWFEVTLLFIPFSYGPLGLCMLVASVFNALGVPRKALSVSFSRLFVFYIPAIWLGALTGDMINAVIAATIANVLAGAFAWFKLNAYIKAHIILRVAAANKQCALSAG, translated from the coding sequence ATGTTGATGCGATCCGCGACTTTGAAAACCATTATTGATAAAACGCTGCCCCTGACGTTGGGTGTGTTTGCGATCATGATGGTGCAACTGGTCGACTCGATTTTTATCGGTCAACTTGGGGTCAATGAACTGGCGGTTCACGGTATTACTTTGCCATTTCAGGCGGCATTTACGGGTGTTCAAGTGGGTATTGGTGTGGCGGCAACGTCTATTATATCTCAGGCGGTGGGGGCAAAAGAGCAGCGTAAATCGACCTCAATAGCCACGCTGTCGGTTGGATTCGGCGTCACAATCATCGCTTTGATTTGCCTCGGGTTAGTGGTTTTTGGCGACTCTGTTTTTGCATCGTTCGTCAATGATGTGTCTGAGGCGCAATACCAATCTATGTTGTCGATTTTTAACGTGTATTGGCCGCTGTGGTTGTTCAGCGCACTGACTGTAGCAGCGCTTTATTTGGCAACCTGTGTTTATCGAGCAAACGGTGATACCAAAACGACGGGCAGCATGTTTTTGGCTGCCAGCATTATTAACCTGATTCTCGACCCTATTCTGATCTTTGGTTTGGATATGAGCATCGCGGGTGCAGCGATTGCGTCCAGTATTGGCTACGCATTCGGTGCGATTTACATGTTGGTTAAATCACGAGGTAAAGGGTGGTTTGGCTTTAATGGTGCGTGTAGTGACCAGATCAGAGGCTATAGCTTCGAGTTAATTAAGACGGTCATTCCTACCACGGCCAATCAAATTCTACCTGCGGTAAGCGCGTTTGTTTCCGTGCTTTTGATTGCTCGCATCGGCACAAGCGAGATGGCTTTTTGGAGCCTATTAGCACGTGTCGAAAGCTTTATGTTGGTGTTTTCACTTGCTCTGACGATGTCGATCCCTCCAATGATAGGCCGTTACTTAGGTGCGCAGCAACGATGTAAAATACCTGAATTATTGAATACTACCGCGAAGTTCCTATTGATTTTCCACACCGCAATGGCGGCACTGTTGGCTATTTTTAGTGGTTGGATTATTCCTGTGATTTCAGAAGAGCAGAGCATTCGAAGCTGGTTTGAAGTGACCTTGTTGTTCATACCATTTAGCTATGGGCCATTGGGACTTTGTATGTTGGTGGCTTCGGTGTTTAACGCATTGGGTGTGCCTCGCAAAGCGTTGAGTGTGTCCTTCTCTCGTCTGTTTGTGTTCTACATTCCGGCGATATGGTTAGGGGCGCTAACCGGAGATATGATCAATGCGGTTATTGCTGCGACCATCGCCAATGTTTTAGCGGGCGCTTTTGCATGGTTCAAGCTTAATGCCTATATTAAAGCTCACATTATTCTTCGTGTCGCTGCTGCCAATAAGCAGTGTGCACTCAGCGCAGGCTAA
- a CDS encoding LysR family transcriptional regulator, with the protein MNIEHLKLFVRLASTHNISQAGQELGLSPPVASIHIGKLEESLGARLVHRTTRKVSLTEEGMAFLPHAKQILLSVEAGVASVGTGNELPKGVLRISAPSSFGRMHVMPALKGFLAKYPDLSVDISLSDSIVDLVDGGFDVAIRNAELQNSSLIARKLSTDKRILCASPEYLAAHGYPETPEDLKQHQCINQTGLEGWTFDTPEGDITIKKKGAIRVDHGEAVRDVCVDGLGIAMCASWIAYKQLAEGTLVEVLPDYPLKDAAAIWAVYPSAQLLAPKVRVFIDYFVQYYGSPSYWDCEVNGQTQ; encoded by the coding sequence ATGAATATTGAACATCTAAAATTGTTTGTGCGACTCGCATCTACGCACAATATCAGTCAAGCCGGACAAGAGTTGGGCTTGTCGCCTCCGGTTGCCAGTATTCATATTGGCAAGCTAGAAGAGAGCCTGGGTGCTCGTCTTGTGCATCGCACCACGCGAAAGGTATCTCTTACTGAAGAGGGCATGGCCTTTCTCCCTCACGCTAAACAAATTTTGTTGAGTGTGGAGGCGGGTGTCGCGTCGGTCGGAACCGGTAACGAACTACCAAAAGGTGTATTACGAATATCCGCTCCGTCATCGTTTGGTCGAATGCATGTTATGCCCGCGTTGAAAGGCTTCTTAGCTAAGTATCCTGATTTGTCGGTCGATATTTCACTGAGTGATTCAATCGTGGATTTGGTTGATGGTGGTTTCGATGTGGCGATCCGTAATGCCGAGCTGCAAAACTCAAGCCTGATCGCTCGTAAGCTTTCTACGGATAAACGCATTTTGTGTGCGTCGCCAGAATACTTAGCAGCTCATGGTTATCCTGAGACGCCAGAAGATCTCAAGCAGCATCAATGCATTAATCAAACCGGTTTGGAAGGTTGGACATTTGATACGCCCGAAGGTGATATCACCATCAAGAAAAAGGGCGCGATTCGTGTCGATCATGGTGAAGCGGTAAGGGATGTGTGTGTTGATGGTTTAGGCATTGCGATGTGCGCGTCATGGATTGCTTACAAGCAACTAGCTGAGGGCACATTGGTCGAGGTGTTGCCGGATTACCCGTTAAAAGATGCGGCTGCGATTTGGGCGGTATACCCGAGTGCTCAATTGCTTGCGCCTAAGGTGCGTGTCTTTATCGATTACTTTGTTCAATACTACGGTTCACCATCTTATTGGGATTGCGAAGTGAATGGTCAAACGCAGTAA
- a CDS encoding alkyl/aryl-sulfatase produces MTTSRTFKNASLFLAISLAFPSIAANHDHAHFSEIGDQGGKDATEMTAQANQEFAKTLNYSDTRAFDNNNRGLIASFDQETGDIIRNSFNFIEPSVTNADKAPDSVNPSLWRQAVLNQAAEGLYEVVPGKVYQVRGADLASISFIRSDNGWIAYDVLLTKESAEKSLKFFQKNVPDGGHLPIVAMIYSHSHADHFGGARAIKEAYPDVKVYGSKNITKEIVDENVLAGNAMSRRTAYQYGATLNRHEHGIVDAALAKGLSTGTITYVLPDYELNHNEEIETLVIDGLEMQFMDASGTEAASEMVTYIPSMKALWTGELTYQGMHNLYTLRGAKVRDGLKWSKKINEMLVTWGEETEVLFASHSSPIWGEQEISDYLKMQRDAYGFTHNQTLRLANNGVVLQDIGDEIYKVMPDSIQQSWHTNGYHGTYSHNARAVYNMYLGYFDMNPANLNPLQIHPESVKFVEYMGGSDAVIEKAQQDFKQGEYRFVATALNKVVQAEPENKVARGLLADTYEQLGYQSEGAGWRNIYLTGAQELRIGTQPGAPKTASPDVLANMTIENLLDYLAVKVDSLKAQDTPFTMNIQLPDVKEFYYVEMSNGNLNNIQVSELQEADTTLIINKSDVSDIVLKETTLNKLLEEGQAGVKGDKSSLSKLLSSLTEADTSFEIVPRPNKGEEVDAELYQDSAVHAH; encoded by the coding sequence ATGACAACTTCACGTACTTTCAAGAACGCATCCCTGTTCCTTGCAATCTCTCTGGCATTCCCATCCATTGCAGCGAATCACGACCACGCACACTTTAGTGAGATTGGCGATCAAGGTGGCAAAGACGCGACCGAGATGACGGCACAAGCCAACCAAGAGTTTGCGAAAACGCTGAACTACTCAGACACGCGCGCCTTCGACAATAACAACAGAGGCCTGATCGCGAGCTTCGACCAAGAAACTGGCGATATCATCCGAAACAGTTTCAACTTTATCGAACCCAGTGTCACCAACGCCGACAAAGCACCAGATTCAGTGAACCCATCATTGTGGCGACAAGCGGTATTGAACCAAGCTGCCGAAGGCCTGTATGAGGTTGTCCCAGGTAAGGTTTACCAAGTTCGCGGTGCCGATTTAGCGTCTATCTCTTTCATCCGCAGTGACAACGGTTGGATCGCTTATGACGTGCTACTTACTAAAGAGTCCGCGGAGAAATCACTTAAGTTTTTCCAAAAGAATGTCCCTGACGGCGGTCACTTACCTATCGTCGCGATGATCTATTCTCACTCTCACGCCGATCACTTTGGTGGCGCGAGAGCGATCAAAGAAGCGTACCCAGATGTAAAAGTGTACGGTTCTAAAAACATCACTAAAGAAATCGTAGATGAAAACGTATTAGCGGGTAACGCGATGTCTCGCCGTACCGCTTATCAATATGGTGCGACACTGAATCGCCATGAACACGGTATTGTGGATGCGGCACTCGCGAAAGGCTTGTCGACGGGCACCATCACTTACGTATTGCCAGATTACGAACTCAACCATAACGAAGAAATTGAGACGCTGGTTATCGATGGTCTAGAAATGCAATTCATGGATGCATCGGGCACTGAAGCCGCGTCTGAAATGGTGACGTATATACCAAGCATGAAGGCACTTTGGACAGGTGAGTTGACCTACCAAGGCATGCACAACCTGTATACGCTGCGCGGTGCAAAGGTGCGTGATGGCTTGAAGTGGTCTAAGAAAATCAACGAAATGCTGGTGACTTGGGGTGAAGAAACTGAAGTGTTGTTTGCTTCTCACTCATCGCCAATTTGGGGCGAACAAGAGATCTCTGATTACCTAAAAATGCAGCGTGACGCGTACGGCTTTACTCACAACCAAACCCTTCGCTTAGCGAATAACGGCGTGGTTCTGCAAGACATCGGCGATGAGATCTACAAAGTGATGCCAGACAGCATTCAACAATCTTGGCACACCAATGGTTATCACGGTACTTACTCACATAACGCTCGCGCGGTGTACAACATGTACCTTGGCTACTTCGATATGAACCCTGCGAACCTGAACCCGCTACAAATTCATCCTGAGTCGGTCAAATTTGTGGAATACATGGGTGGCAGCGACGCTGTAATTGAAAAAGCGCAGCAAGACTTTAAACAAGGTGAATACCGCTTTGTCGCAACGGCGTTGAACAAGGTTGTTCAAGCAGAGCCAGAAAACAAAGTCGCACGTGGCTTACTGGCCGATACTTACGAACAGCTAGGTTACCAATCTGAAGGTGCGGGCTGGAGAAACATCTACCTAACAGGTGCACAAGAGCTGCGTATCGGCACACAACCGGGCGCGCCGAAAACCGCTTCTCCGGATGTATTGGCGAACATGACTATCGAGAACCTGCTGGATTACTTAGCGGTAAAAGTGGATTCATTGAAGGCGCAAGACACGCCGTTCACCATGAACATTCAGCTGCCTGACGTGAAAGAGTTCTACTACGTAGAAATGTCGAACGGAAACCTAAACAACATTCAAGTAAGCGAACTGCAAGAGGCTGACACCACACTGATCATCAATAAATCAGACGTGTCTGACATCGTGTTGAAAGAAACGACACTCAATAAGCTGTTAGAAGAAGGACAAGCAGGCGTGAAAGGTGACAAGTCGTCTTTGAGCAAACTGTTGTCTTCACTGACTGAGGCAGACACCTCGTTTGAGATTGTCCCACGCCCGAATAAAGGTGAAGAAGTAGACGCTGAGCTATACCAAGATTCAGCTGTGCACGCTCATTAA